From a single Paenibacillus sp. FSL R5-0345 genomic region:
- a CDS encoding response regulator transcription factor encodes MQKIMVVDDEEVLRMLIEDTLEDLENVEIHTAENGLEALNKLSADHFDLVILDYMMPEMTGIEVLQQLDEEKKKTTAILMLTAKAQDVDRLRAVEAGARYFMPKPFSPMELLQIVEGILSDEEK; translated from the coding sequence ATGCAAAAGATAATGGTAGTGGATGATGAAGAAGTATTACGGATGTTAATCGAGGATACGCTGGAAGATTTAGAGAATGTTGAGATTCACACGGCGGAGAATGGATTGGAAGCACTGAATAAGCTGTCCGCGGATCATTTTGATTTGGTGATTCTGGATTATATGATGCCGGAAATGACAGGGATTGAAGTGCTCCAGCAGCTGGACGAGGAGAAAAAGAAAACTACAGCGATATTAATGTTAACGGCCAAAGCTCAAGATGTAGATCGACTTCGAGCAGTGGAAGCAGGAGCACGTTATTTTATGCCCAAACCCTTTAGTCCAATGGAACTCTTGCAGATTGTGGAGGGCATCCTAAGTGACGAAGAGAAGTAA
- a CDS encoding PFL family protein, with protein MSLVEVQETNKMIREMNLDVRTITMGISLMDCAHTDMRTFNQNVYDKITRSAEKLVKTGEDLERQFGVPIVNKRISVTPIAIAAGAVKTDTYVPVAEILDKAAKEVGVNFIGGFSALVQKGCTKGDRILIDSIPEALAVTERVCSSVNVGSSRSGINMDAVKLMGDIIIQTAERTKDRDSIGCAKLVVFCNAVEDNPFMAGAFHGVGERECVINVGVSGPGVIKRALEEVKGQDFETLCETIKRTAFKVTRVGQLVAQEASKRLNVPFGIIDLSLAPTPEIGDSIAEIFQVMGLEEAGAPGTTAALAILNDNVKKGGVMASSYVGGLSGAFIPVSEDHGMIQAVQRGALTLEKLEAMTCVCSVGLDMIAIPGSTTKETISGIIADEAAIGMVNNKTTAVRVIPVIGKDVGEIVEFGGLLGYAPVMAVNGFNCANFINRGGRIPAPIHSFKN; from the coding sequence ATATCATTAGTGGAAGTACAAGAGACGAATAAGATGATCCGTGAAATGAATCTGGATGTGCGTACCATAACAATGGGGATCAGCCTCATGGATTGTGCTCATACAGATATGAGAACTTTTAACCAAAATGTATACGACAAGATTACTAGATCCGCCGAGAAGCTCGTTAAAACAGGGGAAGATTTAGAAAGACAATTCGGTGTACCCATTGTTAATAAGCGGATTTCTGTCACTCCTATCGCTATCGCTGCTGGAGCTGTGAAGACGGATACGTATGTGCCTGTTGCTGAAATTTTAGACAAGGCTGCAAAAGAAGTTGGCGTTAACTTTATTGGCGGCTTCTCTGCGCTTGTGCAAAAAGGCTGCACCAAAGGTGATCGCATTCTGATCGACAGCATCCCAGAAGCACTGGCAGTCACTGAAAGAGTCTGCTCCTCCGTTAACGTTGGGTCCTCTAGAAGTGGAATCAATATGGACGCTGTGAAATTAATGGGTGATATCATCATTCAAACAGCGGAACGCACCAAGGATCGGGATTCCATCGGCTGTGCTAAGCTGGTGGTCTTCTGCAATGCCGTCGAGGACAATCCTTTTATGGCGGGAGCCTTCCATGGTGTTGGAGAACGGGAATGTGTCATCAATGTAGGTGTCAGCGGACCAGGTGTAATTAAGCGTGCGTTAGAAGAAGTTAAAGGTCAGGACTTTGAAACCTTGTGTGAAACGATTAAACGGACTGCGTTTAAAGTTACGCGTGTGGGACAACTAGTTGCTCAGGAAGCTTCCAAACGGTTGAACGTACCTTTTGGGATTATCGATCTATCTCTGGCTCCAACACCAGAAATTGGGGACTCCATTGCAGAGATCTTTCAAGTCATGGGTCTGGAAGAAGCCGGCGCACCTGGCACAACAGCCGCTCTGGCCATTCTAAATGACAATGTTAAAAAAGGTGGCGTTATGGCCTCCTCCTATGTCGGTGGACTCAGTGGCGCCTTCATTCCGGTCAGCGAAGACCATGGAATGATTCAAGCCGTTCAACGTGGTGCTCTTACCCTTGAGAAGCTAGAAGCCATGACCTGTGTATGTTCAGTAGGCTTGGACATGATTGCTATACCGGGAAGTACCACCAAAGAGACGATCTCTGGTATCATCGCCGATGAAGCTGCTATCGGAATGGTCAATAACAAAACAACCGCTGTTCGCGTCATTCCTGTCATCGGCAAGGATGTAGGTGAAATCGTAGAATTTGGCGGTCTCCTTGGATATGCGCCTGTTATGGCAGTTAACGGCTTCAATTGCGCCAACTTCATTAACCGGGGCGGACGGATTCCTGCTCCAATTCACAGCTTTAAGAACTAA
- a CDS encoding MFS transporter — MSSISATYQEDKEIQKKRWIILIVLNIFTFMSTLDGSIVNIALPELSKQLKLPMAQIEWVTTGYLMAICAAILFFGKLGDIVGKIRIFKVGTVVFVIGSMLCGFSLSLPALLASRVIQAIGASMTMANSQGIVTDIFPANERGKALGFIGTFVSLGSIAGPSLGGIMVSTLGWEYIFWVNIPIGVIAILLGWKVLPKDLTRTKSTIDVPGSLLFAIFIISLFAGLLLGQQLGYGDSLIVTSLIVAVISFIAFLWTELRRKEPLLQLSLFKNPLFSLSILCGFLVFTANFCFNIIAPFYAQNMLNLSPFEAGFLLMLLPICMVVVAPISGALSDKIGSEFLTFAGLVVMVIAQFGLAELHEGSSVVLVGVWIAMLGIGSGLFQSPNNSLVMSKVPRTQLGSAGSVNSLVRNVGMVVGITIATTILFHVMSSEAGYRVTGLVPGRPELFISGMHVVFMTSASICFVAALLTGWRMISARSARMQTSER; from the coding sequence ATGAGTTCTATTAGCGCAACCTATCAGGAAGACAAGGAAATTCAGAAGAAACGCTGGATAATATTAATTGTCCTGAATATTTTCACCTTTATGTCCACGCTTGATGGTAGTATTGTCAACATCGCTTTACCTGAATTATCGAAACAATTGAAGCTGCCTATGGCACAAATCGAATGGGTAACCACAGGTTATTTGATGGCGATCTGTGCAGCGATTCTTTTCTTCGGGAAGCTTGGAGATATTGTTGGGAAGATTCGAATCTTTAAGGTTGGGACGGTTGTTTTTGTTATTGGTTCTATGCTGTGTGGATTCAGTTTAAGTTTACCTGCTTTGCTTGCTTCGCGCGTTATTCAGGCTATCGGAGCTTCGATGACAATGGCGAACAGCCAAGGAATAGTTACGGATATTTTTCCTGCTAATGAGCGGGGGAAAGCCCTTGGTTTCATAGGTACATTCGTGTCACTGGGAAGTATAGCTGGCCCTAGTTTAGGTGGGATTATGGTCTCGACATTAGGGTGGGAGTATATCTTTTGGGTGAACATTCCAATTGGAGTGATTGCTATCCTGTTAGGATGGAAGGTACTGCCTAAGGATTTAACTAGAACGAAATCTACAATTGACGTTCCTGGCAGTTTGCTCTTCGCAATTTTTATTATAAGTTTGTTTGCGGGATTATTATTGGGACAGCAGCTCGGTTATGGCGACAGTTTAATTGTGACTTCACTAATCGTAGCTGTAATCAGCTTTATTGCGTTCTTGTGGACGGAGCTTCGAAGAAAAGAACCGCTGCTGCAACTGTCATTATTTAAGAATCCATTGTTTTCATTAAGTATTTTGTGTGGGTTTCTCGTATTTACAGCGAACTTTTGCTTTAACATTATCGCACCATTTTATGCACAGAATATGCTGAATCTATCGCCCTTTGAAGCGGGATTCCTGTTGATGCTGTTACCGATATGTATGGTAGTCGTTGCACCAATAAGCGGTGCTTTATCGGATAAAATCGGCTCTGAATTTCTAACTTTTGCAGGGCTGGTGGTCATGGTTATTGCTCAGTTTGGATTAGCAGAGCTTCATGAAGGAAGCTCTGTTGTGCTGGTAGGCGTGTGGATCGCTATGCTAGGAATAGGCAGTGGTCTATTTCAATCGCCGAATAATTCACTTGTTATGTCTAAGGTGCCTAGAACTCAGCTTGGTTCCGCGGGCAGCGTCAATTCGTTGGTTCGTAATGTGGGTATGGTTGTCGGTATTACGATCGCTACGACGATACTCTTTCATGTGATGAGCAGCGAAGCAGGTTATCGGGTAACAGGTCTAGTTCCGGGTCGACCAGAGTTGTTTATCAGTGGCATGCATGTAGTGTTCATGACTTCAGCATCCATATGCTTTGTGGCTGCATTGCTAACGGGGTGGAGAATGATAAGTGCAAGAAGCGCCAGAATGCAGACTTCGGAAAGATAA
- a CDS encoding MarR family winged helix-turn-helix transcriptional regulator: protein MEKEPIGKLISYFHRQNQKQLVKKFMPYGIGSGGQHSFLKLILAKPGITQDQLTSELKFDKATTARSVKQLENSGYIERKPDPNDRRSHLLYPTPKAINFSPILQSILDDYNKSLVGKLTNEEVEQLRYLLQKISTDEE from the coding sequence TTGGAAAAAGAGCCTATAGGTAAATTAATTTCCTATTTTCATCGTCAAAATCAAAAGCAATTGGTAAAAAAATTCATGCCCTATGGAATAGGTAGCGGCGGGCAACACAGCTTTCTCAAATTGATTCTTGCCAAACCAGGGATTACACAAGATCAATTAACTTCTGAATTGAAATTCGATAAAGCAACCACCGCTCGTTCCGTAAAGCAATTAGAGAATTCGGGATACATTGAACGTAAACCAGATCCTAATGATCGACGCTCTCACCTATTATATCCAACTCCTAAGGCAATTAATTTCTCACCTATCCTTCAGTCTATTTTAGATGATTACAATAAAAGTCTCGTTGGCAAATTAACAAATGAGGAAGTAGAACAGCTTCGTTACTTACTTCAAAAGATCAGCACTGACGAAGAGTAG
- a CDS encoding ACT domain-containing protein — MKGIITVLGKDKVGIIAKVCTYLAEHNLNILDISQTIVQDYFNMMMIVDISSANKAFEDIVEDLHSIGESIGVEIKLQHEDIFNIMHRI; from the coding sequence ATGAAGGGAATTATTACTGTATTAGGGAAAGACAAAGTAGGGATTATCGCTAAGGTATGTACATATCTTGCCGAGCACAATTTGAACATTCTGGATATTTCCCAGACGATTGTACAAGATTATTTTAACATGATGATGATTGTAGACATTTCTAGCGCGAACAAAGCATTTGAGGATATTGTTGAGGATTTACATTCAATCGGAGAATCAATCGGCGTGGAAATCAAGCTTCAGCATGAGGATATTTTTAATATTATGCACCGCATCTAG
- a CDS encoding glycosyltransferase family protein, with translation MPNVRLFKDQLRHLVKEVLAIKLHHNLEEYLTQYQPDLILALGSETLFPEENIPALKASKAPKAVWMADATCLTRTERNLALLFDYIFTQNIANLIYYQGLREKHSSYLPYAPDTDLYYPRRVENQYHSDVLILGHFQMNRVLHTLAHSELFHGLKVLTVGCGWEPIKNFIDISHEKDMSNYYNGARIIINCTGSVQKIMEVSACGVFQLVEDHPHLQGYQITEEDLIRFQSFKELSESFNYYITHSDERRISASRALKEVKYNYSYLQQGKLLLKKIFTEP, from the coding sequence ATGCCTAATGTACGACTTTTTAAAGATCAGCTAAGGCATCTGGTTAAAGAAGTGCTTGCCATTAAGTTACATCACAATCTAGAAGAATATTTAACCCAATATCAGCCTGATCTGATACTTGCCTTGGGATCAGAGACCCTGTTCCCTGAGGAGAACATCCCTGCCCTTAAGGCTTCTAAAGCTCCAAAGGCCGTATGGATGGCAGACGCGACCTGCCTTACCCGAACAGAACGTAATCTGGCACTGTTATTCGATTATATTTTTACACAGAACATAGCTAATCTAATCTATTATCAGGGTTTACGTGAAAAACATTCGAGCTATCTCCCTTATGCTCCAGACACGGATCTCTATTATCCAAGACGTGTGGAGAACCAATACCACAGTGACGTACTCATCCTCGGCCATTTTCAAATGAATAGAGTTCTGCATACCTTAGCTCATTCTGAACTATTTCATGGCCTCAAGGTATTAACCGTCGGTTGCGGGTGGGAGCCCATCAAAAATTTCATAGACATTAGCCATGAGAAAGATATGTCTAACTATTATAATGGCGCACGGATCATCATCAATTGCACAGGTTCTGTACAGAAGATTATGGAGGTTTCTGCTTGCGGTGTATTTCAGTTAGTGGAAGATCATCCCCATCTTCAGGGTTACCAAATCACAGAAGAAGATCTCATTCGTTTCCAGAGCTTTAAAGAGCTCTCTGAGAGCTTCAATTACTATATTACTCATAGCGATGAAAGAAGAATTTCTGCGTCACGTGCGCTAAAGGAAGTGAAGTACAACTATTCTTATCTTCAACAAGGAAAGCTGCTGCTCAAAAAAATATTCACGGAACCATAG
- a CDS encoding glycosyltransferase WbsX family protein, producing the protein MKCIAFVLPQFHQISENDSWWGEGFTEWTNVRKATALYPEHHQPKKPLNNNYYDLTDPKVKQWQAETARAHGIYGFCYYHYWFNGRRLLEQPVQQILTSKEPDFPFCLSWANEPWTRSWDGTEEDVLMPQEYGEERDWRMHFYALLEAFKDERYICVDGKPVFIIYRSSSIPRCDEMLQCWRDLAQQNGLKGLHLIRTLGGFPLKTEHGFDASLEFEPHYTFAHGGVKHLWSSKQVEDQKHIVIDYDELWESMLERTPHRDGEIIYPGAFVNWDNTPRKGAAGQSTLGANPHKFGQYLSRQIERTKKMFKSDFIYINAWNEWAEGAYLEPDDHYRYQYLQAVKNALQYHHKEDPSTP; encoded by the coding sequence TTGAAATGCATTGCTTTTGTATTACCTCAGTTTCATCAGATATCAGAGAACGATTCCTGGTGGGGGGAGGGATTTACAGAATGGACAAATGTCAGGAAGGCTACAGCCCTTTATCCTGAACATCATCAGCCGAAAAAACCTTTAAATAATAACTACTACGATTTAACGGACCCTAAAGTGAAACAATGGCAGGCTGAGACTGCAAGGGCTCATGGCATTTACGGTTTTTGTTATTATCACTATTGGTTCAATGGGAGGCGACTACTGGAACAACCGGTTCAGCAGATTCTTACCAGCAAAGAGCCAGACTTCCCCTTTTGCCTGTCTTGGGCTAACGAACCTTGGACGCGAAGCTGGGATGGTACCGAAGAAGATGTCTTGATGCCACAGGAATATGGAGAAGAACGGGATTGGCGGATGCATTTTTATGCTCTGTTGGAGGCGTTCAAAGATGAACGATATATTTGCGTAGATGGCAAACCGGTATTTATTATCTACAGATCCTCCAGCATCCCTCGCTGTGATGAAATGCTTCAATGCTGGCGTGATTTAGCTCAGCAAAACGGTCTTAAGGGTCTTCATCTGATCAGGACACTGGGCGGATTCCCTCTAAAGACAGAGCACGGGTTCGATGCCAGTCTAGAATTTGAACCTCACTACACATTCGCACATGGCGGTGTAAAGCATTTGTGGAGCTCCAAGCAGGTGGAGGACCAGAAGCATATCGTCATTGATTACGATGAATTATGGGAATCCATGTTAGAGCGGACACCTCATAGAGACGGAGAAATTATATATCCGGGAGCATTTGTGAACTGGGATAATACACCACGCAAAGGTGCCGCCGGACAAAGTACTTTGGGTGCAAATCCTCACAAATTCGGCCAATACCTGTCACGACAAATTGAGAGGACCAAAAAGATGTTCAAAAGTGATTTTATTTATATAAACGCCTGGAACGAGTGGGCTGAGGGTGCCTATTTAGAGCCGGATGATCATTACCGGTATCAATACTTACAAGCCGTTAAGAATGCTCTTCAATATCATCACAAAGAAGATCCTTCCACGCCGTAG
- a CDS encoding diguanylate cyclase — protein sequence MTTQKYKDMVEERTKQTLQEWSDLPEVKEKDIYRFLHNLKGTAGTVGLKEVEQFADATLPYFMESSLKCWSIEEWGDYLYPLISLFDQDESVSLSSVKQLDKRGNDEILPHNDILLIDDDVELVAYLKESLEKQNYYVSIALSAERGLKIFYETKPDLILLDILLPDISGIEVLNQIIGKAKKERIPIIIISGEYSKATQLHAYKLGVMDFLSKPVDIDIFMALIKNRFELKREWQDSIIVDELTGAFNRKHFNQVMKQLICDFKRTERVFSLALIDLDYFKKINDTYGHLIGDEVLQSLSELVQSSIRMEDTFCRFGGEEFAVFLPNTDASSALTVIQRIQERFAATDFFAKNEIFHVTFSSGISEVTEAENIADKIVEEADQALYASKDAGRNQTTLYNDHLLSTKKHSVLNVIIVDDDALIRRIVTHQIDTWEPEDIAEVNISSFANGLDFLQSDWYSMDEKYIILLDGVMPDLDGVEVLERIRKTYPEVNILVIMLTGRNNQADIVHALQMGADDYVVKPVHMPELLSRMERLAHRFLF from the coding sequence ATGACTACACAAAAATATAAAGATATGGTTGAAGAGCGGACCAAACAAACCCTCCAGGAATGGTCTGACCTGCCGGAAGTTAAAGAGAAGGACATTTATCGTTTTTTGCATAATTTGAAGGGTACGGCTGGTACTGTTGGGTTAAAAGAAGTTGAACAATTTGCCGATGCAACATTGCCCTATTTCATGGAAAGCAGTCTAAAGTGCTGGTCTATTGAAGAGTGGGGGGATTATTTGTATCCGCTTATTTCTCTGTTTGACCAAGATGAATCGGTTTCTCTAAGTTCAGTTAAGCAGCTAGACAAAAGAGGGAATGATGAAATACTCCCGCATAATGATATTTTGCTTATTGATGATGATGTTGAATTAGTTGCTTATTTAAAAGAATCATTGGAGAAGCAGAACTATTATGTAAGCATTGCCTTATCTGCTGAACGGGGTCTTAAGATTTTTTATGAAACCAAACCCGATCTGATCCTGCTGGATATTCTTTTACCAGATATCAGTGGAATTGAGGTCTTGAATCAAATTATCGGCAAAGCCAAAAAGGAACGTATTCCAATCATCATTATAAGTGGGGAATACTCCAAAGCGACGCAATTGCATGCCTATAAGCTGGGCGTGATGGACTTTTTATCGAAGCCTGTAGATATTGATATATTCATGGCTCTGATCAAAAACCGTTTTGAGCTGAAAAGGGAATGGCAGGACTCCATCATTGTGGATGAATTAACGGGTGCATTCAATCGAAAACACTTTAATCAAGTGATGAAGCAGCTAATTTGCGATTTTAAGCGTACGGAGCGAGTATTTTCTTTAGCACTGATTGATCTGGACTATTTCAAAAAGATTAATGATACATATGGTCATCTAATCGGAGACGAGGTATTACAGTCCTTATCTGAGCTTGTACAAAGTTCGATCCGTATGGAAGATACTTTTTGCCGTTTTGGTGGAGAAGAGTTTGCTGTGTTCCTGCCAAATACGGATGCGAGCTCTGCATTGACAGTGATACAACGTATACAGGAGCGATTTGCTGCCACCGATTTTTTTGCGAAGAATGAAATCTTTCATGTGACCTTTTCTAGCGGGATATCTGAGGTAACAGAAGCTGAGAATATTGCCGATAAAATTGTAGAGGAAGCAGATCAGGCGCTCTATGCCAGCAAGGATGCTGGAAGGAATCAGACGACGCTTTATAACGACCATTTATTGTCGACTAAAAAGCATTCAGTTCTAAATGTAATTATTGTGGATGATGATGCGTTAATTCGTAGAATCGTGACTCATCAGATTGACACTTGGGAGCCGGAGGATATTGCTGAGGTCAATATCAGCAGTTTTGCGAATGGACTGGATTTTTTACAATCGGATTGGTATTCCATGGATGAAAAGTATATTATCCTGCTGGACGGTGTGATGCCGGATCTTGATGGTGTTGAGGTGCTGGAAAGAATTCGCAAGACATATCCGGAAGTGAATATATTAGTGATTATGCTGACAGGCAGAAATAATCAGGCGGATATTGTACATGCCCTGCAGATGGGCGCCGATGATTATGTAGTAAAGCCAGTCCATATGCCTGAGCTGTTGTCTCGGATGGAACGCTTGGCTCATAGATTCTTGTTCTAA
- a CDS encoding ATP-binding protein encodes MTKRSNANHSIKNRYFRIIALVFALIIIMGSIFFFFINDEQNKLSRDREILQNKADTVTDLASALNEVFFRARGFSALKSDNELKLLNLGLVNFDKILDTYSNLNLSPEEALFRDGLKAFYVQYKNKTLPEAIRLVEADDYVALRALSADGTTKSVNDFLSYTEEYKKRSDEALNTMAMDYIKQANEFTFIAFFISAIILLFFTFMIWRILKNLIDPILKLEGATHSLAAGEEILLGKLKHQDEIGRLYNAFLNMARSIQDKEEELMMQNEELHAQQDELQDQQYRLQRSLSEIESMMKALDQSSAVGILTAKGVFTYANENLSEYTRYKKSEIIGYTYRLFELYNVSHDEFQKIINKLSTGGVWSNELQIIAKDGLPVWLHLTIVPYLNEEGVIYQYILIANDINSMKSVQQELAETLKNTEQTKKMLELNNQLNHDITYTLDKHEFADKFIQFMHHLYSFDSSFFLLVKDKIAAVKGIPQENVERYLDNENNEMLYRLKTEKTYLIKRLATQSEQGISSNEVYCYDFYTTVVNAEDEILAVFCGTRIGHSFSKEEINEVQGMMNRVALAIERLFMYEEIEHGRKLNRDIVNNVNEGIQFVNTEGKMLQMNKALCNIVNYEWTEGTLIPRKEWMDYFIERSNENDELRLFFEKAIAEHALESSSMQYSIGTESKKHIDVYAIPVFRRELRIGTLFVYRDITREYELDLMKSDLVSTVSHELRTPLSSVLGFTELLLSKTMKPEKQLKYLETIHKEAKRLTELINDFLDLQRMESGKQQYITEHVNLSEIVLGVIDQYKLSSTHHVLLVDEALNADVDVDKDKIVQVLTNLLSNAIKFSPSTNEVKVLLHNEPGQVIVRIQDNGLGIPKDQIGQLFQKFRRVDNSASKRIGGTGLGLAICKEIIEKQKGTIGIESVEGEGTTVWFSLPILHEDTIQQQDELNKWNAEKESKPNVMIVEDDYSLSLLLSEELKGKGFRVTHHYHPQQAFDQALKTPFVAIVVDLMLGEDLDGWDLIRMLKDDSRTENIPIVISSALDQSDKNQLNDVIQKYLTKPYPPGELSNTLEEIVKIKLGVGEVLFPESKKDL; translated from the coding sequence GTGACGAAGAGAAGTAACGCTAATCACAGTATCAAAAATAGGTATTTTCGTATCATTGCACTGGTCTTTGCTTTAATTATCATTATGGGATCGATATTTTTCTTTTTCATCAATGATGAACAGAACAAATTAAGCAGAGACCGGGAAATTCTGCAAAATAAGGCGGACACCGTAACTGATTTGGCGAGTGCCTTAAATGAGGTGTTTTTCCGTGCCAGGGGATTTAGCGCTCTTAAGAGTGATAATGAATTAAAGCTTCTAAATTTAGGACTAGTTAACTTTGATAAGATTCTGGATACCTATTCCAATCTCAATTTATCTCCCGAAGAGGCTCTTTTCAGGGATGGCTTAAAGGCCTTTTATGTTCAGTATAAAAATAAAACGCTGCCCGAAGCGATTCGGCTGGTCGAGGCTGATGATTATGTAGCTTTGCGTGCGCTGTCCGCAGATGGTACCACTAAATCTGTAAATGATTTTCTCTCCTATACGGAAGAGTACAAAAAACGCTCTGATGAAGCATTAAATACTATGGCTATGGATTATATCAAACAGGCAAATGAATTTACATTTATCGCATTTTTTATTAGTGCCATCATTCTGTTGTTCTTTACCTTTATGATCTGGCGGATTCTGAAGAACCTGATTGACCCTATTTTGAAGCTGGAAGGAGCAACGCATTCACTGGCTGCCGGTGAGGAAATTCTTCTGGGCAAGCTTAAGCATCAAGATGAAATTGGCCGGCTTTATAATGCATTTCTAAATATGGCCAGAAGTATTCAAGATAAAGAAGAAGAATTGATGATGCAGAATGAAGAGTTGCACGCTCAGCAGGATGAGCTTCAGGATCAGCAGTATAGGCTGCAACGGTCGCTTAGTGAAATTGAGAGCATGATGAAAGCGCTCGATCAGTCATCTGCCGTCGGTATCCTTACCGCTAAAGGTGTGTTTACTTACGCAAATGAGAACTTGAGTGAATATACCCGCTATAAAAAGTCGGAGATTATCGGCTACACATACAGACTATTTGAACTTTATAATGTGTCTCATGATGAATTCCAAAAAATCATCAACAAATTAAGTACAGGTGGAGTATGGAGCAATGAGCTTCAGATTATAGCCAAAGACGGATTGCCGGTCTGGCTGCATCTGACGATTGTGCCTTATCTGAATGAAGAGGGTGTAATTTATCAGTACATCCTTATTGCGAACGATATCAACTCTATGAAGAGCGTGCAGCAAGAGCTTGCGGAGACGCTGAAAAATACGGAACAGACCAAAAAGATGCTTGAGCTAAATAATCAGCTGAATCATGATATTACCTACACGTTAGATAAACATGAATTTGCAGATAAGTTCATTCAATTTATGCATCATCTGTATTCATTTGATTCAAGTTTCTTCCTGCTAGTAAAAGATAAGATCGCTGCTGTTAAAGGGATTCCTCAGGAAAATGTAGAGCGTTACCTCGATAATGAGAACAATGAAATGTTATATCGTCTGAAGACAGAAAAAACCTATCTAATTAAGCGTCTAGCTACGCAATCGGAACAAGGAATCTCTTCGAATGAAGTCTACTGTTATGACTTCTATACTACTGTTGTGAATGCAGAAGATGAGATTTTAGCTGTATTCTGCGGGACCCGGATTGGACATTCCTTCAGCAAAGAAGAGATTAATGAGGTTCAAGGGATGATGAACCGTGTAGCTCTGGCGATTGAGCGTTTATTCATGTATGAAGAGATTGAACATGGCCGAAAGCTGAACCGCGATATCGTGAATAACGTTAACGAAGGCATTCAGTTCGTGAATACAGAAGGCAAGATGCTTCAGATGAATAAGGCACTGTGCAACATTGTGAACTATGAATGGACAGAAGGTACATTGATTCCTAGAAAAGAATGGATGGATTATTTCATCGAACGCTCGAATGAGAATGATGAACTACGGTTGTTCTTTGAGAAGGCAATCGCCGAGCATGCTCTGGAGTCCAGCAGTATGCAATATTCTATCGGAACTGAATCCAAAAAGCATATTGATGTTTATGCGATTCCCGTTTTCCGACGAGAGCTTAGAATCGGTACACTTTTCGTTTATAGAGATATTACTAGGGAGTACGAGCTGGATCTTATGAAATCTGATCTTGTCAGTACGGTAAGTCATGAGCTGAGAACGCCATTGTCGAGTGTTCTAGGATTCACGGAATTGCTATTGTCCAAAACCATGAAGCCTGAGAAGCAGCTGAAGTATTTGGAGACGATTCATAAGGAAGCGAAGCGGTTGACTGAGCTGATTAATGATTTCCTAGATCTGCAAAGAATGGAATCAGGTAAGCAGCAGTATATCACGGAGCATGTGAATCTCAGCGAAATTGTGCTTGGCGTTATCGATCAATATAAACTTAGCAGCACACATCATGTGCTGCTCGTGGATGAGGCTCTTAATGCAGACGTTGATGTGGACAAGGATAAGATCGTCCAAGTTCTAACGAATCTGTTAAGTAACGCGATCAAGTTCTCACCTTCTACCAATGAAGTGAAGGTGCTGCTGCACAATGAGCCGGGTCAAGTTATTGTTCGCATCCAGGATAATGGTCTCGGTATTCCTAAGGATCAGATAGGACAGTTGTTCCAAAAGTTCAGAAGAGTGGATAACAGCGCTTCTAAAAGAATTGGCGGAACCGGACTTGGTCTTGCCATCTGTAAAGAAATTATTGAGAAACAAAAAGGAACCATAGGGATCGAATCGGTAGAGGGAGAAGGGACTACTGTTTGGTTTAGCCTCCCAATCCTCCATGAGGATACAATCCAACAGCAAGATGAGCTAAATAAATGGAATGCAGAGAAAGAGAGTAAGCCAAATGTAATGATTGTTGAAGATGACTATAGTCTTTCGTTGCTCTTATCAGAAGAGCTTAAAGGAAAGGGCTTCCGTGTCACCCATCACTATCATCCACAGCAAGCCTTTGATCAAGCTTTAAAAACACCATTTGTTGCGATCGTGGTTGATTTGATGCTTGGGGAAGATTTGGACGGTTGGGATTTGATCCGAATGCTGAAAGATGATTCGAGAACAGAGAATATTCCTATAGTTATATCCTCTGCGCTAGATCAATCGGATAAGAACCAATTGAATGATGTGATTCAGAAGTATTTAACGAAACCTTATCCACCTGGCGAGTTATCGAATACGCTTGAAGAGATTGTGAAGATAAAGCTGGGGGTAGGCGAGGTATTATTTCCCGAAAGTAAGAAGGATTTATAG